TGCTATAATTACAAACGCGACATATTTAGTTCATTTTCCCGGGCTGGGAACGGGGCTAGTAAAAAAAAGTTGTACGATAAATCTTTCTCAAATCATTTCCAGATATTTTCagaaaaacatttacaaacaacaTGGATGTTTGCCTCGCATATTTCCCAGACTATGATATAGGGTCATAATTTGGGTTTTAAACATCTGCACTGGCCCACTGCCAGGTGTTAAGCAGGACAGTGTGTGCTTCCAGATCACTGCTAGAGTGTCTCTTCACCACTGTCCAATGGCGAACTAAATTAAGCTCTAAAGTGACCTGGCACGCTAGCAGCACTTAACTCTGACCAATTTAATGGGGCCACATAGACGAGGCAACTAATCATGTCTTCTTCCCCCATTCCCAGCCTGCTCCTGAGAAAATATTTGCTAATTACATGTGCTAAAGGGACTCCCTTATGAGTGGCTGGAGTacgtttttgtgttgtgttgtatgcatgtgtgtctatgtgtctgttcttatgtgtacatgtatatggaCATAGTGTATGCTGCCTTTATGGCTGTGTGTTGGCAGGTTCAACCTACTTCTGGCGGAACAGGTGGTTGGCTTCCAGCTCGGCCTCCTCTCGGGTCTGCTCCAGGCCTCGGCCCCGcagcctcctctgcctctcctcggGGTCGATGGTCAGCAGCAGGACCAGGCTGGGCGGCAGCAGGTCCTTCGGCCAGCGGTACACTTCTGACCTGCTGGCTGGCAGGTTTCCCACGCCTCCGCTCACAGCTGTAGCGATGGCGtatgctgctgtgctgtgccagTACCTGAGAGAAGGCAACATGGCGGGTGAGAGGAACTGAGATGAATCAATACCGGGTTGCATCACTGTGTGCCTGGCAGGCTGGCACATGCACGCCACCACTTAATAGCCCTGTTATGTAATAATCAAGCAAGCTCTTATCATTTAAAAAAGCATTTGTGCGATAATAAAGGGACTTTGAATGTTTGTTCACCTGTAACCTTGACTGCCTCACTGACAATGTCATTCAAATCTGATTGCTGATTCAATGCAACAGCGCTATTCCTTGTTCCTGCCAGTCCTTATAACTGCATTACACTGctcataaatatacacattttccTACCTGTCTACAATGACAGGAGCCTTTGATGACTCCCTGGCTATCTGCCCAGCGGTGATGTAGTTCCCCAGGGCATAGAAGGCTCTGCGGATGAGGGGGGGCTCACAGTCAAAGCGTGGTCTCAGTGGAGCCAGGCAGTGGGGAGGGGACCTGAGCAGCGCAGCATTCATGGCCTCCTTCAAAGACTCCGTCAGTGTTGTTTTACCTGGGGAAAAAAACGACAAACATAAATGATCTGTGTTCAAAAAATTTAAGAAACATCTAgagttaaaagaaaaacaaatcatgTGATGATTCACCTCTAGCCAACATTATTCCTTATACAAAGCTAAAAAGGCAATCTCTTGAATGCTTCAGCAATGGAAGTAGACTGGCTAGTCTATGGCTAGACTTCTGAGTAGAGATTTAGCAGTAATGGTCATGTACCTGTGGCATCGAGTCCTTCGATGACAATTACTGGGAACTTGCCAGTCTCACTCAGATCTATTCGCTGATCCGCTAGATCCAGAACAGCCTTTGACTCAGGAATGATGTCACTGCACTGTACACAGATTAAGTCAGATTGTTACACAGTCAGTACAATTCCATAGATTTATGAGAAGAGTGACCATTAGGCTGACGAATGATATAATTCATTCAAATTTTTCTTGTCAGAAAACCATCGATCATCCCTTTGTCAggcagtgggggaaaaaaagtgaacTGTCACTCGTGTTACTTCTGTTCAGTCCACTAGGGTGAGACatttctctgtttacaacacACCACCTAAAAACGACAGATCAGGTCATTTGCGATCATAGAAATATATGGAAGCCAATTTTCTCACCTCCGTCAAAACGTTATACGCTTCTTCGAAGCTGTAGAAAACGTCGTTGTTAATGATGTTTAGAATTGAGGGGTGAAGTTCCGGTGCTCCTGTTGCAATTACACAGTATCTTGTAGACATCACTGTCCCCTCCTCAGACGGAGACAAGTGTTGCTGCCACCAGACTTCGTCTCTATCTTGAACATaggaacagacagacactgcgtCCACACGCAGAAGTTCGTCAACCACCTTCTCTGTGATCGTGTTATCAGAATTGAGTTTTAAAAGAAATCCTTTAATGAACGATTGTTGTACACTGGGCAAGAATGATGACATTTCCATGATAGTGCAGTCGTCTGAGGGAATGGATGATAATTTGTTTTGGAGAAGCTCGTCGAATTTCGATCTCTGAATTCTGTCTTTGCAGCGGACGTGAAATGAGTAGACTTTTCCATCTCCGAATAGTTGTCTTAATTCATTTCCTCTCTGGTCTGTCTGTTTATCCTTGTGCAAGGCAAAATAGACAGGACCCGTCCTTTTGTCACACTCGACTCCAAAAATGCGTGAACACCACTGTCCTAAGTTAAGTATCATGCGTCTTGCCATTTTGTTGGTATCTCTCGTCTCTTGCAGACTGTGTCTTATGAGGCCGAATTACAAGCGAAACTGGACATCAACAATTGGCAAGCAACCATACAATTG
Above is a window of Clupea harengus chromosome 14, Ch_v2.0.2, whole genome shotgun sequence DNA encoding:
- the cmpk2 gene encoding UMP-CMP kinase 2, mitochondrial, which encodes MARRMILNLGQWCSRIFGVECDKRTGPVYFALHKDKQTDQRGNELRQLFGDGKVYSFHVRCKDRIQRSKFDELLQNKLSSIPSDDCTIMEMSSFLPSVQQSFIKGFLLKLNSDNTITEKVVDELLRVDAVSVCSYVQDRDEVWWQQHLSPSEEGTVMSTRYCVIATGAPELHPSILNIINNDVFYSFEEAYNVLTECSDIIPESKAVLDLADQRIDLSETGKFPVIVIEGLDATGKTTLTESLKEAMNAALLRSPPHCLAPLRPRFDCEPPLIRRAFYALGNYITAGQIARESSKAPVIVDRYWHSTAAYAIATAVSGGVGNLPASRSEVYRWPKDLLPPSLVLLLTIDPEERQRRLRGRGLEQTREEAELEANHLFRQKVEEAYRRIEDPACVTVDASPSPDKVLQQVLLLIKNKCHL